Part of the Clostridia bacterium genome is shown below.
AGCAGGACATCGCCATCGACATCCGCAACACGTCCGTGGACAGTGCGACAATCGTCCAGAGCATCGGGCAGACGATCTTCAGCGAGATTTACCCGTCAAAGAAATACAAATATAACAAATACGACTTCGCTTATGACCAGTACATCGATGAAACCCTCGTTGGTGCGGCTACGGGCGGGGTACGTCTGCGTTTCGTCACGGTGGCAAGCGACTATTACAACGCACCCGAAGCGCGGCTGATTATGGACTCGCAGGTTAACAACGAGGCTATCGTCCTACTATCGAACGACGCCCTATACTTCGAGGAACTTGAAACGGCCGCGAAGATTCGCAAGTACATCAAGCAAAAGAACGTATCTCAGTTGCCGGAGAGCATTCAGGATATTATCCGCAAGCATCAGGCACAGGCTCGGATGCTGGAAGAGAGTGCAAAGGTACAGATTGACAAGGCTATCATAGACGGGGTGTTCTTCATTTATGGCGAGAAGGTCGACATAAAGTGCGGCGACGCCAAGACTAGACTGGACGAAGCCTTGAAGCAACTGATAGAAAGTGTCTACTCGAAACTGAACCTTGTGAACACGTTCAGTGAGAGCGACGCGGATATTCTAACTATCCTCAACGGAGAGCCGCAGCAGAGCGGACTGGTCGGAATTGGAAGCAATAACGAGTTTGCCTTAAACGAGGTCAGCCAGTGGCTTGAGGACCGCCATATGAGCCACGTCCCCGTTTCGATGGGCGACGTACAGCGCCGCTATCAGGCAATTCCCTACGGCTGGCGTGAGGTGGACATCGCCGCGCTTGTGGCAAGGCTTATCGTCGCACAAAGAATAGAAATCCGCTACGGCGGCGCGATCGTCGGCAAGGACGACAAGAACCTCGTCCGCTATCTGCGCGTCAAATCCGAGATTGACAAGGCAAGCGTGAGCCGCCGAATCGCTCCATCAGAGGAAGATATGCGGAAAGCAGTCAAGTTTCTGCGCGACTGGCTCGGACAGATGAGCATTGCCGAGGACGAGGACGGCTTGCTGCAGTTCGTCAAAGACACGCTGACCGATAAAAAGAACCGCTACGAAGCCCTGATTGCCGAATACACTCACGACCGCTACCCGCAAAAGGAAGTCGTGATGAGCGCCCGTGACTTGATGAGTGACATTCTCTCGCAAAAGAACGACAATGTAGCTCTCTTGAAACGCCTGCTTGCAAGGCAGGACGACCTGCTTGACAGCATCGAAGACATGGAGGAGATCGAAACCTTCTTCAAGTCCCAGAGGGGCATCTTTGATGCGGCGCGAAAACTTCAAACCGACCTGCAAAGTGAGCGGGACTACTTCGTCACTGACCCTAACACCAATGAAAAAATCAGCGAGATTGCCGCTATCCTCGGTATGCCGAAGCCTTACGGACGGATCAAGGACCTCTCCGATCTGATGCAGTCCATCAAAACCGCCTATGGCGTTCTTTTGGAGCAAAAGAAAGAGGAAGTGCTCGGCATCATTACTCTATGTATGGGTGATGTCCACACACTTGCGGGCGTCAGATACAGAGCTAGCGACGAAGTTAGGAAGTCAGATGACCACTTCATCGAGTACAAGCAGAGAGTCGCCGACGCTACGAGCCTGACCGTGCTTGACGCAATGATAACGCAGCTACAGAACTGTAAAGACCAAGTTTGCAGGCGGGTGGAGTCCATGCTCCACGAAGACCCCGTGCCATACGGAACGGGCGCTGAAAAGCCGAAGCCGCAGAGAATCGTGCAAGTGCGCCGTTACGATGTGTTTCCCGTCAAGCGGCTGACCTCACGCGAGGACGTGGACGGCTATCTTGATATTATCCGCAAGAAACTGTACGACACCTTGGAGGCAAATGACGGAATCCAGATTAACTGAGCGAGGGCAATGACATGAACAAGAACGCCATACAAAAATATGCGGTATGGGCTCGGAACGAGCTAATCGATCAAGTGAAGCAGCGCGCCTATCAATACGGCATCAGCGACAAAGGCTACGGCGACGAAAACGCATCAGTTATAGCCGGGCGTGTGCTGTCGGCAGACGAGAAGCGGCAACGCTGTGAGTTTGTCACGCTGATAAAAGAGAACGGTTATCAGCAGGCTGTTGAGGAAGTGGCGTACACTTGGTTCAACCGCTTTGTTGCCCTGCGCTTTATGGAGGTCAACGACTATCTGCCTTCCCACGTTCGTGTGTTCTCCGACGCGAATGGCGAGTTCAACCCCGAAATCCTGAAAGAGGTTCTGCACCTTGACTTGCCGGAGTTGGACAAGACGAAGGTGTCTGAGCTGCTGAACGCTAACCAAACCGAGGAACTCTACCGTTACCTCTTGTTGATACAGTGCAACGCACTAAACGCTGCTCTGCCGGAGATGTTCGGGAAACTGGGAAGCTACACCGAAATGCTCCTGCCAAACAACATTCTCAAACAGGACAGCGTACTCGCCCGCCTTGTGAAGGATATTCCCGAAGAAGACTGGCGCGATGCTGTGCAGATTATTGGGTGGCTATACCAGTATTACAACACCGAGCCGAAGCAAGCCGTGTTCGACGGCTTGAAGAAGAACATAAAAATCACGAAAGATAAAATTCCTGCCGCGACGCAGCTTTTCACACCAGACTGGATTGTACGGTATATGGTGGAGAACAGCCTTGGTCGGCTGTGGGTCGAACGCTGCCAAGTTGAATCCGGCTTGGATTCAACCTATATGAACGGCAGTTACTTTGGTTGGAAGTACTACATTGAGGAAGCCAAGCAAACGCCAGAAGTCGCAGAGCGTCTACGCTTTCTACGTTCGCAGTCTCCCGTGAAGTCGCCGGAGGATATTCGCCTAATCGACCCGTGCATGGGCAGCGGCCACATACTGGTTTACGCTTTTGACGTGTTGATGCAGATATATGAGATTGAGGGCTACAATCCCCGTGACGCGGCGAAGCTGATACTCGAAAAGAACCTCTATGGTCTAGACATCGACCGCAGAGCTTATCAACTTGCCTATTTCTCGCTGATGATGAAAGCGCGGCAGTACAACCGCCGCATTTTCACCGAGGACGTAAAGCCGCAGGTCTACCGCCCTACGGGATTCCTGGACGGCGAGGAATACGGCTCACTCGTGAAAGTGGAGTCGATACCGCCGAGGCCTGTTGAAAAACCAGGGCAGTTGAGCCTTGAAGATACCGCCTATGCTCTGCAACTCAATGCTTGGAACTTCAAGCGTCTTTTGGCGCAGAAGTACGACGTTGTAGTAACCAACCCGCCGTATATGGGCGGTAGGGGTATGGGCGCGAAGCTATCTAAGTTTGTGAAGAAGAACTACCCTGATAGCAAGAGCGACCTTTTCGCCGTGTTTGTTGAGAAGTGCGGCGAACTGCTGAATGCCACGGGCTATCAGGCGATGATTACGCAACACACTTGGATGTTCCTGTCGAGCTATGAGAAACTGCGCGGCAAGCTGATTCATCGCGACATCGTTAATATGACGCACCTCGGCGCAAGGGCGTTTGAAGAAATCGGCGGTGAAGTCGTGCAGACGACCGCCTTCGTGCTGTCAAAACGCAATATCGCCGACTTTGAGGCGAGCTATGTCCGCTTGGTGGATTACAACAGCCAACAAGCGAAAGAGAAAGCGTTTTTGTCCGGTACCAACCGCTACACCGCAATAAAAGAGAACTTCGAGAAGATACCCGGCTGCCCTGTGGCGTATTGGGTGGGGGATAATATTATATCAGCGTTCACTTTTGGAAGTAACTTTGGTGATGCTGTAAAGTTCTGTGTAGGTATATCAACAGCCGACAACAATAGATTTCTACGGTATTGGCACGAGATAAGAAATTCCGACTTTGCAATGCCTGTCGAAACAACAGATGAAGTTAAACGTGATAAAAAGTGGTTTCCTTTTAACAATGGTGGAGAAACGAAACGATGGTATGGTAATAATTTTTTAGTAATCAACTGGGAGAATGATGGCAGGGAGATAAAAGCGACTGGTAGAGCGTCAATCCGAAACAAGGATTACTATTTTCAAGCTGGTTTTACATGGTCAGATGTTTCAACAGGGAGAATAGGACTAAGACAATTCTCATTCGGCCATATTTTCTCGACGGCAGGATTATGTGTTTTTGGTCACGAAAATCTGAATTTCGTTGTTGCATTCCTTAATAGTGTTGTTAGTAAAGCGTTGTTGGAAATTCTTTGTCCTTCGATTCACTTTAATATCGGAGACCTTGCCAAAATTCCTATATTAGAATATTCCCTGTATAGGTTAAGAATCGACTCGTTAGTTGGTAAAAGCGTTACTGTCTCCCGTGCCGACTGGGATGCGTTTGAAACCTCGTGGGACTTTAAGGCTCATCCGCTCGTTGCCTTTCGACTCGCGGGAGCATCCGCTTGGGGTGACAACGAACCAGTTCGTCGGATTAGCTCCGCATATAAAGCGTGGGAAATGCTAGCCGATGGTCGTTTTCAGACCCTCAAAGCCAACGAGGAAGAACTCAACCGCATATTCATTGACATCTACGGTTTGCAGGACGAACTCACGCCAGAGGTTGAGGACAAGGACGTAACCGTGCGCCGCGCCGATTTGGGGCGAGAGGTTCGCAGTCTAATCAGCTACGCCGTGGGCTGTATGTTCGGACGGTACTCGCTCGACGTGGAGGGGCTTGCCTACGCCGGCGGCGACTGGGATGCGGGCAAATATCGGTCGTTTATCCCCGACAAGGACAATATCCTTCCCATCTGCGACGATGAATATTTCGATGACGACATTGTGGCACGGTTCACGGAGTTCGTCCGTGTGGTCTACGGTGCGGAAACCTTGGAGGAGAACCTGGAGTTTATCGCCGACGCGCTCGGAGGCAAAGGTACTCCGCGCGAGGTCATTCGTAACTACTTCTTGAATGATTTCTACAAAGACCATGGCAAGACTTACCAGAAGCGCCCGATTTACTGGCTGTTCGACAGCGGTAAGAAGAATGGCTTCAAGGCCCTGACCTACCTACACCGCTACTCGCGTGACCTGCTCGCCAAACTGCGGACGGATTATGTCCATGAACAGCAGGAGCGTTACCGCACACAGCTTACGCACATCGCCGCCGCTCTGAACACCGCGACGGGACCGGAGCGCGCACGGCTGCTCAAACAGCAGGATAAACTGACAGAGCAGTCGCGTGAAATAGGAGTGTATGAAGAAAAGGTTCACCACCTCGCCGATATGAACATCGCAATGGACCTCGACGACGGCGTGAAGAAGAACTACGGGATTTTCGCCGACGTTCTTGCGAAGATATAGTGGGAGGTGAACGGACATGCGGGGATACATCACGATTGAGGAACTGCTGAATGCTCCCGAAGGCGAGCATTTCGAGTTCAAGGAAGCAAAAACGCGCTTTGATTCAAACGAAGCCGCGAGATACTGCTGCGCCCTGTCAAATTGGGGCGGCGGCAAGTTCGTGCTTGGCATCAGCGACAAACGTCCACGCCAAGTGGTCGGAAGCAACGCCTTTGACCAGCCGGAGCGCACTCGCCAAGGCTTAATGGATAAGCTGCGCGTCCGCGTGGACTTTGATACTCTTGAACAAGACGGCAAGCGCGTACTGGTATTCGATGTGGCGGGTCGTCCGTTAGGTCTGCCCGTTCAAGTGGATGGTATTGCTTGGTGGCGCGATGGGGACAGCCTTGTTCCGATGCCGGAGGATGTGCGCCGCAGGATTTACGATGAAACGGGCTTTGATTTTTCGGGTAGTGTCTGCCCCGGCGCAAGTATTAAAGACTTAGGCGAGAACGCAATTAACGCTTTCCGTAGTAAATGGGCTGAAAAGAGTGGCAGCAGCCGCGTTAAGAACCTGTCAGCGGAGCAACTGCTCATCGACTGTGAGGCAATATCGGGCGGTGGCGTGACCTATGCGGCATTGGCGTTGTTCGGCACACGCGCCGCACTCGGAAAGTATCTTCCGCAATCTGAGATAGTGTTTGAGTACCGCTCGTCGGATGCTTCGGGTCCGGCACAGCAACGTGAAGAGTTCAGGGTGGGCTTTTTCGCCTGCTACGACCGCATATGGGAGCTTATTAACCTGCGGAACGACAAACAGCATTATCAAGACGGTTTGTTCGTCTTTGATATACCGACGTTCAATGAGCGTGTCGTGCGCGAGGCCCTGTTAAATGCTGTCAGCCACCGCAACTACCAGTTTAGCGGAAGCGTGTTCGTCAGGCAGTATCGCGACAGGCTTGTTGTCGAGAGCCCCGGTGGGTTCCCGACTGGTGTGACGCTCGACAATATCCTTGACAGGCAATCGCCACGCAACCGTCGTATCGCCGAGATACTTGCGCTCTGCGGTTTGGTCGAGCGTTCGGGTCAAGGTATGAACCTGATTTACGAGTTGAGTATTAAGGAAGCAAAATCGCTCCCCGACTTTCGCGGCACGGACGATAACTTCGTCACCATTACGCTGAACGGTTTGGTGCTTGACCGAAAAATGTTGTCGCTGATAAACAAAATCGGCAATGAACGACTCGAAGCTATGGCGACCGACGATTTTCTTGTAGTGAACGCCCTGTTCCATGAGAAACCGCTGTCTGACACCCTGCGGCTGCGCACCAAACGGCTGATTGAGTTAGGCTTGGTTGAACACGTCAGCCGTAACAAGTTCGTATTGGCTCGCAGTTTATACGAAGCCACGGGCAAGTCAGGCGTTCATACTAGACTTTCGGGTTTGGACCGCGATACGAACAAGGAGTTGATCCTGAAACACATTCGCAAGAACGGCGAAAACGGCACGCCCTTCAAAGAGTTGGAACAAGTTCTGCCAAGTCATTCGAAGAACCAGATAAAGGTGCTGATGAGAGAGTTGAAACAAAGCGACCAGGTTTATGTTGTCGGCAAAACCTCGTCAGCAAAGTGGTTCGCAAGATGA
Proteins encoded:
- the brxC gene encoding BREX system P-loop protein BrxC, yielding MKIQSMFQKDINRDINGVIKVAQDDEYSLQQELGEYIITKELRRHFNTFFDNYSKAIDHPTDKIGVWISGFFGSGKSHFLKILSYLLSNRTVGGRTAVDIFKDKFDDPMMYATVVRCTNIPTESILLNIDIEGPINKDKTAVLRVFAKVFYNHLGFYGEDLKIAKLERFVDKQGKTEAFRRVFEEVNGAPWLESRASYAFFEDDIVSVLQSVLGMSETAARNWFNSEENANMSIKQLVEEIKEYVDSKGKDFQLLFCVDEVGQYIGDDGDLMINLQSIVEEVGSKCRGKVWVMVTSQEAIDSVVKISGDDFSKIQGRFNTRLSLSSASVDEVIKKRILEKTEDADALLSMVYDKERAVLKNLFTFNNAVLDIKGYEDGAEFSATYPFVPYQFIIIQKVLTEIRKHGNSGKHLSGGERSMLSGFQEAAQKVQGNYENALVSFSQFYDTVHTFLESSIRRVIDRCQTAADKRDGLEQRDVNVLKLLYLVRYIDDIKANIDNIAILMVDDIRTDKITLRREIAESLERLETQNYVARNGDTYSFLTDEEQDIAIDIRNTSVDSATIVQSIGQTIFSEIYPSKKYKYNKYDFAYDQYIDETLVGAATGGVRLRFVTVASDYYNAPEARLIMDSQVNNEAIVLLSNDALYFEELETAAKIRKYIKQKNVSQLPESIQDIIRKHQAQARMLEESAKVQIDKAIIDGVFFIYGEKVDIKCGDAKTRLDEALKQLIESVYSKLNLVNTFSESDADILTILNGEPQQSGLVGIGSNNEFALNEVSQWLEDRHMSHVPVSMGDVQRRYQAIPYGWREVDIAALVARLIVAQRIEIRYGGAIVGKDDKNLVRYLRVKSEIDKASVSRRIAPSEEDMRKAVKFLRDWLGQMSIAEDEDGLLQFVKDTLTDKKNRYEALIAEYTHDRYPQKEVVMSARDLMSDILSQKNDNVALLKRLLARQDDLLDSIEDMEEIETFFKSQRGIFDAARKLQTDLQSERDYFVTDPNTNEKISEIAAILGMPKPYGRIKDLSDLMQSIKTAYGVLLEQKKEEVLGIITLCMGDVHTLAGVRYRASDEVRKSDDHFIEYKQRVADATSLTVLDAMITQLQNCKDQVCRRVESMLHEDPVPYGTGAEKPKPQRIVQVRRYDVFPVKRLTSREDVDGYLDIIRKKLYDTLEANDGIQIN
- the pglX gene encoding BREX-1 system adenine-specific DNA-methyltransferase PglX, giving the protein MNKNAIQKYAVWARNELIDQVKQRAYQYGISDKGYGDENASVIAGRVLSADEKRQRCEFVTLIKENGYQQAVEEVAYTWFNRFVALRFMEVNDYLPSHVRVFSDANGEFNPEILKEVLHLDLPELDKTKVSELLNANQTEELYRYLLLIQCNALNAALPEMFGKLGSYTEMLLPNNILKQDSVLARLVKDIPEEDWRDAVQIIGWLYQYYNTEPKQAVFDGLKKNIKITKDKIPAATQLFTPDWIVRYMVENSLGRLWVERCQVESGLDSTYMNGSYFGWKYYIEEAKQTPEVAERLRFLRSQSPVKSPEDIRLIDPCMGSGHILVYAFDVLMQIYEIEGYNPRDAAKLILEKNLYGLDIDRRAYQLAYFSLMMKARQYNRRIFTEDVKPQVYRPTGFLDGEEYGSLVKVESIPPRPVEKPGQLSLEDTAYALQLNAWNFKRLLAQKYDVVVTNPPYMGGRGMGAKLSKFVKKNYPDSKSDLFAVFVEKCGELLNATGYQAMITQHTWMFLSSYEKLRGKLIHRDIVNMTHLGARAFEEIGGEVVQTTAFVLSKRNIADFEASYVRLVDYNSQQAKEKAFLSGTNRYTAIKENFEKIPGCPVAYWVGDNIISAFTFGSNFGDAVKFCVGISTADNNRFLRYWHEIRNSDFAMPVETTDEVKRDKKWFPFNNGGETKRWYGNNFLVINWENDGREIKATGRASIRNKDYYFQAGFTWSDVSTGRIGLRQFSFGHIFSTAGLCVFGHENLNFVVAFLNSVVSKALLEILCPSIHFNIGDLAKIPILEYSLYRLRIDSLVGKSVTVSRADWDAFETSWDFKAHPLVAFRLAGASAWGDNEPVRRISSAYKAWEMLADGRFQTLKANEEELNRIFIDIYGLQDELTPEVEDKDVTVRRADLGREVRSLISYAVGCMFGRYSLDVEGLAYAGGDWDAGKYRSFIPDKDNILPICDDEYFDDDIVARFTEFVRVVYGAETLEENLEFIADALGGKGTPREVIRNYFLNDFYKDHGKTYQKRPIYWLFDSGKKNGFKALTYLHRYSRDLLAKLRTDYVHEQQERYRTQLTHIAAALNTATGPERARLLKQQDKLTEQSREIGVYEEKVHHLADMNIAMDLDDGVKKNYGIFADVLAKI
- a CDS encoding ATP-binding protein, with translation MRGYITIEELLNAPEGEHFEFKEAKTRFDSNEAARYCCALSNWGGGKFVLGISDKRPRQVVGSNAFDQPERTRQGLMDKLRVRVDFDTLEQDGKRVLVFDVAGRPLGLPVQVDGIAWWRDGDSLVPMPEDVRRRIYDETGFDFSGSVCPGASIKDLGENAINAFRSKWAEKSGSSRVKNLSAEQLLIDCEAISGGGVTYAALALFGTRAALGKYLPQSEIVFEYRSSDASGPAQQREEFRVGFFACYDRIWELINLRNDKQHYQDGLFVFDIPTFNERVVREALLNAVSHRNYQFSGSVFVRQYRDRLVVESPGGFPTGVTLDNILDRQSPRNRRIAEILALCGLVERSGQGMNLIYELSIKEAKSLPDFRGTDDNFVTITLNGLVLDRKMLSLINKIGNERLEAMATDDFLVVNALFHEKPLSDTLRLRTKRLIELGLVEHVSRNKFVLARSLYEATGKSGVHTRLSGLDRDTNKELILKHIRKNGENGTPFKELEQVLPSHSKNQIKVLMRELKQSDQVYVVGKTSSAKWFAR